The Methanothermobacter sp. CaT2 DNA window TTGTCCCGGCACTCCCCTGTTGCCCATGCCGTGTATGCCTCTATGATCTTCATGGGATCTGTCCAGATCTGGCCGTGGGATGGTGCGATCATCCTGATCTTCTCAAGAAGCCCAAGGTCCTTTACCTCACTGAACTTCCTGAGCACAAGGGGTGATAGTGGTGTTAACAGATTGGCATAGAACTTCATGGCCGCGTCCATCAGCACGGCTTCAGGAACGTCGGTGTCGAACCTTCTGCTGATGCAGAGGTGCTGGCCAAAGGCGTCATTTGAGAATAGGATCCCATCCTCACCAAGGAGGGTGAACATGCTGTCTGGCCAGTGGAGCATGGGGGCCTCAAGGAATGTGAGGGTCTTTCCCCCGAGGTCAATGGAGTCCCCTGTTTTAACGGTTTTGAATACGGCTTCATCGGGGAGGGGGTAGTGTTCCCTTAGTCCCGCAGAGGCCTTTTCTGTGCAGATTATTTCTGGCCTGTGACGCTTCCAGACCTCCAGGATTGAACCGCTGTGGTCCCTCTCTATGTGGTTCTGGATTATGAGGTCTATACTTTCATCCCTTCCCTCCCTTTCAAAGGCGTCACTTATCCTTCCAAACATCTGGGGGGATGTTCCAGGGTATGTGTTATCAATAAGGGCGACCTTATCGTCTCCAAAGACGAGGTACACGTTGTATGTTGTGCCTCCAAGGGTGTAGCCATGGTAGTTCCGTATATCCCAGTCCATGACACCAACCCAGTAGACACCATCTGCAATCTTTACTGCATCAGCCTTCATATTATACACCATCTACCAGTTATGTTCGCCATTATTTATTAAAATATGGCATTTTTTTATGGCCGGTTTTTCATGGAGCTGTGTTGCTGATGAGCTGATAGGTGCTGAATAGTAAGCCAGATAGTCTACCCTTGAGTTTTCGCTGCTCTTTTAAATGCTGATCTTATATCTTCATAGTCCTTCCTGTAGAATGGGCAGCTCTCTATGCAGTGGGTGCATCCATCACTGCAGCCGGTGCATCTATCATCAAGTAGCAGAACCGTGGATCCGCAGCACGTCTCAACCTCCATAAGGGCGTCCTGTGGACAGGCCCTTATGCACCTGCCACATCTCCTGCAGTAGGAGAGTATCCATTCATGGGCACCGGAACCACATGGAAGGTCGGATATTCCTGTGAGGACCGCGGATATCTTCTGGGCCGGGCCTTTCCCGGGGCTTATAAGAAGACCGTTCCTGCCCTTAAACCCGATACCGGCCTTCTGTCCAAGGAGGGGAAGGTCTATTAGGCCGCTCATGGGGTGAATGGCCATGGCACCATATCCGTTAATCCTGAGGAAATCAGCCACCCTGAAGGTTAAGTCCGCAAGTTTATCGTATAACCTGTCATTCATCTCCCTCGCCTCTCTGCCGGGGGGAGTCAGCACGGCATCGTCGTCCATCTCCACTGTGAGGACCACGGCATTCCGGTAGGGGGGTTCACCTGCAAGGATAACATCGGGTGTGAGCCCGGCGTAGCCAATATTACTGATTCCCAGTGAACGTGCATATTCTTCAAGGCGACCTATGAATTCATCGCCTGCCTTTTCTGATGGATCTTCCGGCTCCGGAACCCTGCATTCATCAGGGTACTCCAGAAACCCGCAGCTGCAGCTGCATTCACATTTTTCGCCATTAACTGCACCTGTATCTTCACAGCAGCCAGAGTTTTTGTTTTTCACTGTTCATCACCATCCATAACCATATTCTTATATTTACATATATGAATATATTGGTGCGTAGAATCAGGAGATCGTTATCTGGAAAATTATCAATCACATATCTGAATTCCTGGAAGGGGGTCCTGGGACTTTCCTGAAATTTCAGTCGTCCTCTATTTCATATTCAAATTCCCAGAATGGGGTTCCCCTGGACTCCCTGCCCTCAAGGTGCTCCATCTCATGTGAAACACCATAGGCCCCTGACCCTGTGAATTTAAGGGGCTTCCTGAGCCTCTTCAGTTTAATCTTAAAATCAAGGGGATCAAGCACTGCCCTGAGGATGTAATCACCATCCACCACGACCCGGTAGGGTCTCTTTACAAGTTCCCTCTCATTTTTTGAGCCGCACTTCTCGAGGCGGTAAACGGTACCCTCTTCCCTCACCACCCTGGGGTTCAGGAAGAGGTAGACTATCTCAAGGGTCCGCCCTGTCATCTCATCCTCATCAAAGCGGGTGACCTTCTCCTTCACAGCCATGAAACGTCCGGAGTTTTTCCTGAGGCTCCAGTCACCACCATACCTGATGGAAAAAAGAAGGGGTATGAATGCATCAGGGGGTATCTGAAGCTCCTCTATAACCCTCTTTTCACTGAGGGTGAACCTCAAGAGTTTCCTGATCTCGGAGTCATCCAATATACCACCTGCTCCCTATGGGGTCCTTCTGAGGTTGAAGTCAGCTATGGCGCTCTTCACCACCCTGATTATGGCGTCATCAAGTTCATCCTGGGAACCGTCCCGCACAATGGGTATGTTGTCGCAGTAGATGACCTCGAGCCCCGCCTCAAGGGCGTCCTTTGTTGCAACATCAACCGCAGCCGCCTTGAGTTCTGTGAGCATCACATCAGCGTCATCTATGTACCTCTCAATGTCCCGCTGTAGTAGCGGCCTGTTTGAAAGGTGTGGGGTTGTCCCGACGACCCGGCAGCGGTACTCAGACTCAAGGTATTCAACCAGGATATCCTTCACAGAGTCGGGGGCTGTGGTTGCAAATAGGACATTCTTTCCGCTGATATCCCCAAGTGGCTTTGGCCTGAAGACTGTGGTCACAACCTCTGCCTCTGGGTTCACAGATTCTATGAACTCAACGATCTCCTTAACCTTCTCATTATCTGCCATGGGCTCTTCGCACATTGTGAGTATCACAAGATCCGCCAGCCTTATCCTGAAGGGTCCGAAGAAATTCTTTATATTTATGATGGGCTGGTTTGCGCCAACAAGGACTATGTGTCTGTCTGACTTCACAGGGGGTATTGCAGCCCCGCTCCCCTCGAGTATTATGAAGTCGGCGTCAAGGCTGTTGGCTGTCTCAGCACCCCTTTTCATGTTGGTTATGAACACATCCCCCACCATACCGCCACCGCAGCGCCTGCAGCCAACCGTGAGTATCCGGCTCATGAGGGCGTCCTCCCAGTGGTCAGAGGCTGCATGAACCCCCCTGTCTGACTGCTCCATCAGGAACTCGGGGGTTATTTCTATCCTGTCACCCCTGACGATCTCTGGCTCCTCAGGGCCTCCCCGTCCCATCGCCACAACACAGGGGTTGTATTCACGTTCATGGATCAGGCGGGCAGCATAGGCGGATACAGCGGTTTTACCTATCCTCTTACCTGTCCCGAGAATCTTGAGGGATGGTTTTTTGAGTATATCATATTCTGTGAGGGGCTGGAACTCAAAGTCAGGGCCCCTGTAGACTGCACCCTCCTCAAGGACAACCGATGCTATTCTGAACCTCTTTGAGTAGTCCAGGACGGGTTCATCGCTGAGGTCCATAACCGTGTCTGCACTGTACTTTCTGATGAGTCTGGCTATGAGGTCATAGGGTATCCTGTGGGGATCATCACCGAAGTAGACGGGTCTTCCCATCATCTCGGTGTACTCCTCAGGTGATGATGTCCTGAGTTTTTCGGTTCCCCCGATGAAGATCAGTGCCCTGACGTCAATGTGCTCCATTGAGTCAAGGGTCTCAACAGCCGCCCTTGTTACAGGGAGGTAGTGCTCTCCATCAACAAGACAGATCATGCTTTCTGTGGCCTTCATAAAAACACCGTTTATGATATAAGTTGAAGGAATATTAAAATAGTTGGTTTAGATGGATTAAGCGAATATTTATGGTTGGTTTCTGGCTGGCACCATATCTAAATTAGAAAAATTTAGATTTGGAGAATGGATTGATGCCTATTTTGCCTCCAGTTTGGCTTCTATCTTCACTACTTCCTTCCTTGACCGCTTTGCAAGTTCTGAGAGGCCATTTACAACATTTGGTGGGAGGTTGTGTCCTTCCTTCTTTGCAAGGATCTCGGAGATGGCGCTTGAGAGTACAAAAATAGCGTATTTATGTTCGGCCTTTGTGCGGTGGATGTGGTGGGGGCTGATGTTGAGGGAGAAGTACTCTTCGCATTCATCCTTTATATCGTATCCATTCTCGAGGTACTTCAGAACATATACCAGAAATTGGTGCAGTTGTATCATTTCGTCCTTATACATGGTTACCAGCCTCAGTCTCCTTATAAGTGTGTATTAAATTTATTATTTAAAAATTTTGGTGGAGGGACAGCCCCTTTATCAAAATTAAAGATATAATATGAATTAATGTAAAAATTACAGCAGATCGGCGGATATCCCTGAATATCTTCTCTCATCTTCCCATAGTTAAGTTAAAACTGATAAATAAAGTTTTATATTACTGAAACTTTTTAAATTATTAATCATGTGCGGGCGTGGCTTATCGTCTGCAAATTCTTAAAAGTGATGGAGCCATAAAACTAACCATTCACCTTAACTTTTCCATGGAGGATCATCCTCATGAGGATAATAGAATTTGATCATGAAAGAGTCGATGAGCTTGTTGAGAGAGCAAGGATTGATGTTGATGAGGTCCTTGGGCCGGTGGCAGATATCATCTTGATGGTGAGAGATGGTGGTGATGGGGCCCTCAGGGAACTCACAGAGAAATTTGATGGTGTCTCACCTGAAAGCCTCACTGTCAGTCAGGAGGAAATAGAGGCGGCCCATGAAAACCTGAACCCACAGGTCAGGAAAGCGCTCACTGAAGCTGCAGCAAACATTGAGGAGTTCCACAGGCTCCAGCTGCCCTCTGAGTGGATGGCCGAGATCCGGCCTGGGGTCAGCGCAGGGCAGATAGTGCGGCCCCTTGACAGTGTGGGTTGCTACATACCCGGTGGAAGGGCCGTTTACCCCTCAACAATACTCATGACCGTCATACCGGCCAGGATAGCAGGGGTTGAAAGGATAGTGTGCTGCACACCCCCGGCATCCGATGGCTCGGTTCCCGACGCTGTCCTTGTGGCGGCCGACATTGCAGGTGCACATGAGATATACCGTGTGGGGGGCGCCCAGGCGGTGGCTGCAATGGCCTACGGTACAGAGACGATCGGGGCGGTGGATAAGATTGTGGGACCCGGGAACATATTTGTTACCGCAGCAAAGAAACTGGTATACGGTGAAGTGGACATAGACTTTCCGGCAGGCCCATCAGAGGTACTCATAATTGCAGATGAATCTGCAGACCCTGAGTACATTGCCCTCGAGATACTGGCACAGGCAGAGCACGACCCCCAGGCTGCAAGTGTCCTTGTGACAGACTCAGAGAATCTTGCAGCCAGGGTGGATGGGAAGGTACGT harbors:
- a CDS encoding FprA family A-type flavoprotein, whose amino-acid sequence is MKADAVKIADGVYWVGVMDWDIRNYHGYTLGGTTYNVYLVFGDDKVALIDNTYPGTSPQMFGRISDAFEREGRDESIDLIIQNHIERDHSGSILEVWKRHRPEIICTEKASAGLREHYPLPDEAVFKTVKTGDSIDLGGKTLTFLEAPMLHWPDSMFTLLGEDGILFSNDAFGQHLCISRRFDTDVPEAVLMDAAMKFYANLLTPLSPLVLRKFSEVKDLGLLEKIRMIAPSHGQIWTDPMKIIEAYTAWATGECRDKATIIYDTMHYSTRMLAHALAEGLMAEDVDVSMYFLHEDERSEIVKNILESKAVFIGSPTMFNGPFPSLGDIMYYLKGLTFDRTGFRRLAVVFGSKGWGGGAVRTLKDEISAAGFEVAETLEVSYVPDEDDLARCYSIGKSIGKRIKEM
- a CDS encoding 4Fe-4S binding protein — its product is MKNKNSGCCEDTGAVNGEKCECSCSCGFLEYPDECRVPEPEDPSEKAGDEFIGRLEEYARSLGISNIGYAGLTPDVILAGEPPYRNAVVLTVEMDDDAVLTPPGREAREMNDRLYDKLADLTFRVADFLRINGYGAMAIHPMSGLIDLPLLGQKAGIGFKGRNGLLISPGKGPAQKISAVLTGISDLPCGSGAHEWILSYCRRCGRCIRACPQDALMEVETCCGSTVLLLDDRCTGCSDGCTHCIESCPFYRKDYEDIRSAFKRAAKTQG
- a CDS encoding RimK/LysX family protein, whose amino-acid sequence is MDDSEIRKLLRFTLSEKRVIEELQIPPDAFIPLLFSIRYGGDWSLRKNSGRFMAVKEKVTRFDEDEMTGRTLEIVYLFLNPRVVREEGTVYRLEKCGSKNERELVKRPYRVVVDGDYILRAVLDPLDFKIKLKRLRKPLKFTGSGAYGVSHEMEHLEGRESRGTPFWEFEYEIEDD
- a CDS encoding cyclic 2,3-diphosphoglycerate synthase, whose product is MKATESMICLVDGEHYLPVTRAAVETLDSMEHIDVRALIFIGGTEKLRTSSPEEYTEMMGRPVYFGDDPHRIPYDLIARLIRKYSADTVMDLSDEPVLDYSKRFRIASVVLEEGAVYRGPDFEFQPLTEYDILKKPSLKILGTGKRIGKTAVSAYAARLIHEREYNPCVVAMGRGGPEEPEIVRGDRIEITPEFLMEQSDRGVHAASDHWEDALMSRILTVGCRRCGGGMVGDVFITNMKRGAETANSLDADFIILEGSGAAIPPVKSDRHIVLVGANQPIINIKNFFGPFRIRLADLVILTMCEEPMADNEKVKEIVEFIESVNPEAEVVTTVFRPKPLGDISGKNVLFATTAPDSVKDILVEYLESEYRCRVVGTTPHLSNRPLLQRDIERYIDDADVMLTELKAAAVDVATKDALEAGLEVIYCDNIPIVRDGSQDELDDAIIRVVKSAIADFNLRRTP
- a CDS encoding UPF0058 family protein; translated protein: MYKDEMIQLHQFLVYVLKYLENGYDIKDECEEYFSLNISPHHIHRTKAEHKYAIFVLSSAISEILAKKEGHNLPPNVVNGLSELAKRSRKEVVKIEAKLEAK
- the hisD gene encoding histidinol dehydrogenase, yielding MRIIEFDHERVDELVERARIDVDEVLGPVADIILMVRDGGDGALRELTEKFDGVSPESLTVSQEEIEAAHENLNPQVRKALTEAAANIEEFHRLQLPSEWMAEIRPGVSAGQIVRPLDSVGCYIPGGRAVYPSTILMTVIPARIAGVERIVCCTPPASDGSVPDAVLVAADIAGAHEIYRVGGAQAVAAMAYGTETIGAVDKIVGPGNIFVTAAKKLVYGEVDIDFPAGPSEVLIIADESADPEYIALEILAQAEHDPQAASVLVTDSENLAARVDGKVRENIKYMERANIIEESLERYGMIVLTEDIDGAVDFSNTYAPEHLVIMTDSPEKTLKGIRNAGSIFLGDLSPVAAGDYGSGTNHVLPTSGCARMYSGLSTESFLKKPTVQMITREGLRNIQDTVLRLAEYEGLYAHAESFRRRLER